A genome region from Kaistia algarum includes the following:
- a CDS encoding PPC domain-containing DNA-binding protein has product MTVVARPISVPEAIPSGGRFFAMRLEPGEDVLDTLQAFVAANQLPAAAIVTVVGSLTHAMIRYAAQPGGHLREGLFEIVSMIGTVEATGGHVHISCSDHKGDMFGGHMLSGCLVRTTCEIVVLELTDLSFSRETCALSTWDELVVRRRAV; this is encoded by the coding sequence ATGACCGTCGTCGCAAGACCGATATCCGTTCCCGAAGCGATCCCCAGCGGCGGCCGCTTTTTCGCCATGAGGCTGGAGCCGGGCGAGGATGTGCTCGATACGCTGCAGGCCTTCGTTGCCGCGAACCAGTTGCCGGCCGCCGCCATCGTCACCGTCGTCGGCAGCCTGACTCATGCCATGATCCGCTACGCCGCCCAGCCGGGTGGCCATCTGCGTGAAGGCTTGTTCGAGATCGTTTCCATGATCGGCACGGTCGAGGCGACCGGCGGTCATGTCCACATCTCCTGCTCCGACCACAAGGGCGACATGTTCGGCGGCCACATGCTGTCCGGCTGCCTGGTGCGGACGACATGCGAGATCGTCGTGCTGGAACTCACCGATCTTTCGTTCAGCCGCGAAACATGCGCCCTCTCGACCTGGGACGAACTCGTCGTTCGCCGGCGCGCGGTATGA